Proteins from a genomic interval of Acetobacterium woodii DSM 1030:
- the ylxM gene encoding YlxM family DNA-binding protein, with protein sequence MEKKVGEQYLFDFYGELLTEKQKRILEYYYDDDYSLAEIAEVMSVTRQGIFDVIKRSKAMMEAYEEKLGLIAKFLKSQILLGEIEENLLACVVREKDEQLKSELMLLVEKLKKVSEEN encoded by the coding sequence ATGGAAAAAAAAGTTGGCGAACAATATTTATTTGATTTTTATGGCGAACTATTAACAGAAAAGCAAAAACGGATTTTAGAGTATTATTATGATGATGATTATAGCTTGGCAGAAATTGCCGAGGTCATGTCGGTTACCCGACAGGGGATTTTTGATGTCATTAAACGTTCTAAAGCCATGATGGAAGCCTATGAAGAAAAACTGGGACTCATTGCCAAATTTTTAAAATCGCAAATTCTCCTGGGAGAAATCGAGGAAAATTTATTAGCTTGTGTTGTTCGTGAAAAAGATGAACAACTTAAATCTGAATTGATGCTGTTGGTCGAAAAACTGAAAAAAGTCAGTGAAGAAAACTAG
- a CDS encoding KH domain-containing protein, whose product MKELVEIIAKALVEHPDAVSVQEVEGEQSIILELKVADDDMGKVIGKQGRIAKAIRTVIKAAATKEDKRVMLEIIQ is encoded by the coding sequence ATGAAAGAACTTGTGGAAATTATTGCCAAAGCTCTTGTTGAACACCCCGATGCCGTATCAGTCCAGGAAGTTGAAGGCGAACAATCCATTATTTTGGAATTAAAGGTCGCTGATGACGATATGGGAAAAGTCATTGGAAAACAGGGGCGCATCGCAAAAGCAATTCGTACCGTCATAAAAGCCGCTGCCACGAAAGAAGATAAACGTGTCATGTTGGAGATTATCCAATAA
- the rimM gene encoding ribosome maturation factor RimM (Essential for efficient processing of 16S rRNA), with protein MENNRLIIIGRILGVHGIKGELKILPLTDDPGRFYELDAVTLIKGKMEEVYKITNCRLHKTNVLLFLEGISTRNDAEAMIGQDVCIPRELAVELAEDEFFIEELMGLEVFNDGVLLGKITDVMQAGGVDVYTISNGPKNYCVPARKIYFKEINVSNGRIEATIPQEILDL; from the coding sequence ATGGAAAATAACCGTTTAATCATTATTGGCCGCATTCTTGGTGTTCATGGTATAAAAGGTGAATTAAAAATTTTACCACTGACAGATGATCCAGGGCGTTTTTACGAATTGGATGCCGTTACCCTGATTAAAGGGAAAATGGAAGAAGTTTATAAGATTACTAATTGCCGCTTGCATAAAACGAATGTACTGCTTTTTCTGGAAGGCATTTCGACACGAAATGATGCCGAAGCGATGATTGGCCAAGATGTATGCATTCCCAGAGAATTAGCGGTTGAATTAGCCGAGGATGAGTTTTTTATTGAAGAACTAATGGGACTGGAAGTTTTTAATGACGGGGTACTGTTGGGGAAAATTACAGATGTGATGCAAGCTGGCGGGGTCGATGTTTATACCATTTCTAATGGCCCGAAAAACTATTGTGTACCAGCCAGAAAAATTTATTTTAAAGAGATAAATGTCAGCAATGGCCGGATCGAAGCAACCATCCCGCAGGAAATATTGGATCTATGA
- the rpsP gene encoding 30S ribosomal protein S16, protein MAVKIRLKRMGKKKKPFYRIVVADARAPRDGKFIEEIGYYDPCVDPALVKLDADKAKVWLANGAKPTDTVKYLLKRENVIE, encoded by the coding sequence ATGGCCGTAAAAATTAGATTAAAAAGAATGGGTAAAAAGAAAAAACCTTTTTATAGAATCGTTGTTGCTGATGCGCGAGCGCCACGTGATGGTAAATTCATCGAAGAAATTGGATACTATGATCCTTGTGTTGATCCTGCACTTGTTAAATTAGATGCAGATAAAGCAAAAGTATGGTTAGCTAATGGTGCAAAACCAACAGATACCGTTAAATACCTATTAAAAAGAGAAAACGTAATCGAGTAG
- the ffh gene encoding signal recognition particle protein, whose protein sequence is MIFEGLNEKFQNIFAQLKRKGKLNEKDIQEVNREIKMALLEADVNFKVVKQFTKNIGERAIGQEVLSSLTPGQQFIKIVKDEMTTLLGGEIERMDFVQGRQNVYMMVGLQGAGKTTTAAKIANLLKKEKKFKPLLVACDVYRPAAIKQLEILGAELKIDVYSEHDVKDPIGIAKRGLQKSTEEHYDLVIFDTAGRLQIDEALMDELVKIKETINPTEILLTVDGMTGQESVNVANEFNRLLDISGVILTKMDGDTRGGAALSITYTIGKAIKYIGTGEKLTDIELFYPDRMASRILGMGDVLSFIDKAQSMMDDEKAKELEEKFRNQDFDLNDFLDQIKQIESMGSISSLLEMMPGANKKAMKNMDLSGANTKQTEAIILSMTKEERHKPGIINASRRKRIALGSGTKVADVNRLLKGFDQSKKMMKQFSNPNIAKKGRMKLPFM, encoded by the coding sequence ATGATCTTTGAAGGATTAAATGAAAAATTTCAAAATATTTTTGCCCAGCTTAAGCGCAAAGGTAAACTTAATGAAAAAGACATTCAAGAAGTAAATCGAGAAATAAAAATGGCCTTGTTAGAGGCCGATGTCAACTTTAAAGTAGTTAAACAATTTACGAAGAATATTGGTGAGCGAGCGATTGGTCAAGAAGTATTAAGTAGCCTGACGCCAGGGCAACAATTCATCAAAATTGTCAAAGATGAGATGACAACGCTTCTTGGTGGTGAAATTGAACGGATGGATTTTGTTCAAGGACGTCAGAATGTTTATATGATGGTTGGTCTGCAGGGAGCTGGAAAAACAACAACTGCCGCTAAGATTGCCAACTTGCTAAAAAAAGAAAAAAAATTTAAACCCCTGTTGGTTGCCTGTGATGTTTATCGTCCGGCGGCAATTAAACAGCTTGAAATATTGGGAGCCGAACTAAAAATTGATGTCTACTCAGAACATGATGTCAAAGACCCCATCGGAATTGCTAAAAGAGGACTTCAAAAATCGACGGAAGAGCATTATGATCTGGTTATCTTTGATACAGCGGGTCGGTTGCAAATCGATGAAGCCCTGATGGATGAACTGGTTAAAATCAAAGAAACGATCAATCCAACCGAGATTTTATTAACCGTTGATGGAATGACCGGGCAGGAATCGGTCAATGTTGCTAATGAGTTTAATCGCCTTTTGGATATTTCGGGAGTCATTTTAACAAAAATGGACGGCGATACCCGTGGTGGGGCAGCGTTATCCATTACTTATACGATTGGAAAAGCCATAAAGTATATCGGTACTGGCGAAAAATTGACAGATATCGAACTTTTTTATCCAGATCGGATGGCATCACGTATTTTGGGAATGGGAGATGTCCTTTCTTTTATTGATAAGGCTCAAAGCATGATGGATGACGAAAAAGCCAAAGAACTGGAAGAAAAGTTCAGAAATCAGGATTTTGATCTTAATGATTTTCTTGATCAAATTAAACAGATTGAAAGTATGGGCTCGATTAGCAGTTTATTGGAAATGATGCCGGGAGCAAATAAAAAAGCCATGAAAAACATGGATTTAAGTGGGGCTAATACTAAGCAAACCGAAGCCATTATTTTGTCAATGACCAAGGAAGAACGGCATAAACCAGGAATCATTAATGCCAGCCGGAGAAAACGAATCGCGTTAGGAAGCGGCACCAAGGTGGCCGATGTTAATCGGCTGTTAAAAGGATTTGATCAGTCTAAAAAAATGATGAAACAATTCTCAAATCCCAATATTGCTAAGAAGGGTCGCATGAAGCTACCGTTTATGTAA
- the ftsY gene encoding signal recognition particle-docking protein FtsY yields the protein MELSLYERMRNKLIKTADNFKEKIENVMYMGSFDDDFFDELEETLILSDLGAHTSVKVTEALRTKIIETRSKSKEEVVGFLKEILIEMVAIETKEMQNPTIILVVGVNGVGKTTTIAKLSERYKKQGKKVIIAAADTFRAAAVEQLDEWAKRVGVDIIKSSTGADPSSVVYDAIGAAKARKADILICDTAGRLHNKVNLMNELQKISKTISREGGDFTIHNLIVLDATTGQNAINQAKVFHECVEISGIVLTKLDGTAKGGIAISIIDEMQIPIEYVGIGEKSEDLIDFDPKKFVDLLFE from the coding sequence ATGGAATTAAGTTTATATGAACGAATGCGCAACAAATTAATTAAAACGGCTGACAATTTCAAAGAAAAAATTGAAAATGTCATGTATATGGGGAGTTTTGATGATGATTTTTTTGATGAACTGGAAGAGACCTTAATCCTTTCCGATTTAGGAGCGCATACGTCGGTAAAAGTCACAGAAGCGCTTCGTACCAAAATAATTGAAACACGTTCAAAAAGTAAAGAAGAGGTCGTTGGATTTTTGAAAGAAATCCTGATTGAGATGGTTGCAATTGAGACAAAAGAAATGCAAAATCCAACCATAATTTTAGTGGTAGGGGTTAATGGCGTCGGAAAAACAACCACCATTGCGAAGCTTTCAGAGCGTTATAAAAAACAGGGTAAAAAGGTTATTATTGCGGCAGCCGATACGTTTAGGGCGGCAGCAGTCGAACAATTGGATGAATGGGCAAAACGCGTTGGGGTTGATATTATTAAAAGTTCCACCGGGGCTGATCCCAGTTCGGTTGTTTATGATGCCATTGGAGCGGCTAAAGCAAGAAAAGCGGATATTTTAATTTGTGACACGGCGGGGCGTTTGCATAACAAAGTAAATCTCATGAATGAACTTCAAAAGATTAGCAAAACCATTAGCCGTGAGGGTGGCGATTTTACCATTCATAATTTAATTGTATTAGATGCTACTACCGGTCAGAACGCAATTAATCAAGCCAAAGTTTTTCATGAATGTGTTGAAATCAGTGGCATTGTATTGACTAAATTGGACGGAACTGCCAAAGGTGGGATTGCCATTTCAATTATCGATGAAATGCAGATTCCGATTGAATATGTAGGCATTGGCGAAAAATCAGAGGATTTGATTGATTTCGATCCCAAGAAATTTGTCGACCTGCTGTTCGAGTAG